The following is a genomic window from Nicotiana tabacum cultivar K326 chromosome 3, ASM71507v2, whole genome shotgun sequence.
TAGCACCAAGATTTCTCCAATAAACACTAGTATAGCTAGCACAATGCTTCAACATTAGCCTCAAAGATTCAGTAGCTTTGGGATAGTAAGAACAACAAGAGCTACTCCTCAATGCAGAAGGACATTCAGGCATATGCCTACAAAGATAACTCGAACTATCACACGTTGAATCACACTGATCAGGAAAACGCTCGCAGAACATTGGTTTTGGCTCAACTATCACATCACTTTCACTACAGTTGAAGAACAAGTAGTCATTTTCAGGAGATAAAGTGAAATGTGTGCTAGTATCTAGACTAAATGGCCTGGTTGGTCGAAAATTGTCACCATCTAGGCAATTCCACATTAAGGGGTCAGTTACAAGAATATGCGGATCAGTATAGCTTAAATTTCTAACAGGATATCTACCAGAAGGAGTTCTAAGTTGAAGTTGACCACCTGTGCAAACAAGAACATGCCTATAATATGGACTGCCACAGCCATCATCAATGCCAAAAGGGTACTGAATTGGAATATCACCACAAGAATTTCTGCAGATTCTTGATTGAGCTTCTGTGATGATCAGAAACTGAAGTGTAAGAAAAATTATTAAGATGGACTGAGTTGATGTCCAATTGTTTGCTAATGAAATGGCCATATGAGACTAAATTGCTTGAAGGTGTTGAGTTTGATCTTCTGCACCAAGATTTGTATAGTTAAGGAAGACTGTCGCATTAGGAAAGTGTTTTGCTGATTAAAAAGAGAATCTTGCTGTTGGTTTTTGCTTTATATACctttcactttttcttttttccttttcagaaGCTTCATGTTATAACTAGGAAATGCTTTTGCTTTAGAAATTGATGATGAGCTAGGTAGCTTTtaagtttttaaaagaaaaaaagcaagtttttttttatatttttaattggCAGTAGTAGCGGCAGTAATATCTACTTCCATTATGATGATTAGCTGCACGttacatttttctttttaatctaaCGTACATGTTTAGCCACAATATTTCAGTACACTAGTCTCTCCACGTGTATGTCATATTATATTCTTGCGAAATATATATGCTAATAATAGGAAGTGCATACTCAAAAAACATTAATTTAGTTCTAAATTACAAATTGAATAAACCAGCTAGCATTCTCGCATAATCTTTAGATCTTTTATGAATAAGCCAACATGCATACTCTTTCACAGAATCCAACTCCGTTTTCACATTGCACTGTCAACTATTTTTTGATACCTTCCTTTTGAAATTTAATTGCTCTAAGAAACAATATCGAAAGCAGTATTTTTGCGTTAAC
Proteins encoded in this region:
- the LOC107807471 gene encoding LEAF RUST 10 DISEASE-RESISTANCE LOCUS RECEPTOR-LIKE PROTEIN KINASE-like 2.7; the protein is MAISLANNWTSTQSILIIFLTLQFLIITEAQSRICRNSCGDIPIQYPFGIDDGCGSPYYRHVLVCTGGQLQLRTPSGRYPVRNLSYTDPHILVTDPLMWNCLDGDNFRPTRPFSLDTSTHFTLSPENDYLFFNCSESDVIVEPKPMFCERFPDQCDSTCDSSSYLCRHMPECPSALRSSSCCSYYPKATESLRLMLKHCASYTSVYWRNLGATPAFDQAPEYGIRVDFDIPVTTRCLQCQDTAKGGGTCGFDTETQDFLCLCDKGNSTTYCNDRTSSHRRGVVAGTATAVSVAGAFGIGAGVWYLRKLRTKAPVTHGVQTNENRLF